In Geminocystis sp. M7585_C2015_104, the following proteins share a genomic window:
- a CDS encoding photosystem II reaction center protein T — protein sequence MEVVAYILVFAMTIAVLFFAVVFREPPRIEKR from the coding sequence ATGGAAGTAGTGGCTTATATTTTGGTTTTTGCTATGACCATTGCGGTCCTGTTTTTCGCAGTAGTATTCCGAGAACCTCCCAGAATCGAGAAGAGATAA